In one Nocardioides luteus genomic region, the following are encoded:
- a CDS encoding ABC transporter substrate-binding protein — protein sequence MNATRKALAAGLAALSLLAVSACGSDSESGSTDEVEVFTWWAEGSEKAGLDALVKVFDEQNPDLKFVNGAVAGGAGSDAKNVLQSRLQNGEPPATFQAHAGAELTDYINAGQIEDLSDLYEEKGWNEQFPEGLLERLTQDGGIYSVPSNIHRANVMWANPAVLEKAGIEANKTYDSLDAWIADLKKIKAKGIIPLSIATDWTQVHLLETVLLADLGAEAYNGLWDGTTDWGGSEVEAALEDYSTLLSLTNTDRQGLDWPDATQLVIDGQAAYNVMGDWAEAAFQEQKKTLNTDYTAVPVPGTDGVFDFLADSFTMPVDGPNPAGTEAWLETIASDEGQVAFNKAKGSIPASTTADTADFGEYQQTAIKSWGEDEIVSSLAHGAATSVNWLTDVTAAVAKFGSNNDVAELQEGLVEAAEDNKPE from the coding sequence ATGAACGCAACGCGTAAGGCCCTGGCCGCCGGCCTGGCCGCCCTGAGCCTGCTGGCGGTCTCCGCTTGCGGGAGCGACAGCGAGAGCGGCAGCACCGACGAGGTGGAGGTCTTCACCTGGTGGGCCGAGGGTAGTGAGAAGGCCGGGCTCGACGCCCTGGTCAAGGTGTTCGACGAGCAGAACCCCGACCTGAAGTTCGTCAACGGGGCCGTCGCCGGTGGCGCCGGCAGCGACGCGAAGAACGTGCTTCAGTCCCGCCTGCAGAACGGTGAGCCCCCGGCCACCTTCCAGGCGCACGCGGGTGCCGAGCTGACCGACTACATCAACGCCGGCCAGATCGAGGACCTCAGCGACCTCTACGAGGAGAAGGGCTGGAACGAGCAGTTCCCCGAGGGCCTCCTCGAGCGGCTGACCCAGGACGGCGGCATCTACTCCGTCCCCTCGAACATCCACCGCGCCAACGTGATGTGGGCCAACCCGGCAGTCCTCGAGAAGGCCGGCATCGAGGCCAACAAGACCTACGACTCGCTCGACGCCTGGATCGCCGACCTGAAGAAGATCAAGGCCAAGGGCATCATCCCGCTCTCGATCGCGACCGACTGGACCCAGGTCCACCTGCTCGAGACCGTGCTCCTCGCCGATCTGGGCGCCGAGGCGTACAACGGACTCTGGGACGGCACGACCGACTGGGGCGGCAGCGAGGTCGAGGCCGCGCTCGAGGACTACAGCACGCTCCTCTCGCTGACCAACACCGACCGCCAGGGTCTCGACTGGCCGGACGCGACCCAGCTGGTGATCGACGGCCAGGCCGCGTACAACGTGATGGGTGACTGGGCCGAGGCGGCCTTCCAGGAGCAGAAGAAGACGCTCAACACCGACTACACCGCGGTCCCGGTCCCCGGCACCGACGGCGTCTTCGACTTCCTCGCCGACTCGTTCACGATGCCCGTCGACGGCCCCAACCCCGCCGGCACCGAGGCCTGGCTCGAGACCATCGCGAGCGACGAGGGCCAGGTCGCCTTCAACAAGGCGAAGGGCTCGATCCCGGCCAGCACCACGGCCGACACCGCCGACTTCGGTGAGTACCAGCAGACCGCGATCAAGTCGTGGGGCGAGGACGAGATCGTCTCCTCGCTCGCCCACGGTGCCGCGACCTCGGTCAACTGGCTGACCGACGTCACCGCCGCGGTCGCGAAGTTCGGCAGCAACAACGATGTCGCCGAGCTCCAGGAGGGCCTCGTCGAGGCCGCCGAGGACAACAAGCCCGAGTAA
- a CDS encoding carbohydrate ABC transporter permease, with the protein MSSTVPSAVRRPRRARGRIGGHGWVAPVLLILPTVIVIGVFVYGLIGSNIHTSLQDRHHIGPSQGFAGLDNYRDLFTDDDFIYSLRNLLLYTATFLVGTLCLGFLWAWLLERKARGESLFRAIYLFPMAVSFVASGVVWRWLLNNAEGDRASGLNRLFGSLHLDFLQNPWWTDERWGILAIAVPAIWQLSGYVMALFLAGFRGIPEELREAARMDGASEWQLYRHVIFPQLSPVALSAIIIIGHMSLKVFDLIMAIAGQTNYTTQVPATQMWIEFTRGDYAKSAAIGTILLVIVAILIVPYLVSTYRQERRR; encoded by the coding sequence ATGTCCTCCACGGTGCCCAGCGCCGTCAGGCGACCCAGACGGGCGAGGGGCCGCATCGGCGGCCACGGGTGGGTCGCCCCGGTACTCCTGATCCTGCCGACCGTCATCGTCATCGGCGTCTTCGTCTACGGCCTCATCGGGTCCAACATCCACACCTCCCTGCAGGACCGCCACCACATCGGTCCGTCCCAGGGCTTCGCGGGTCTGGACAACTACCGCGACCTGTTCACCGACGACGACTTCATCTACTCCCTGCGCAACCTGCTGCTCTACACCGCGACGTTCCTCGTCGGCACCCTGTGCCTGGGGTTCCTGTGGGCATGGCTGCTGGAGCGCAAGGCCCGCGGCGAGTCGCTGTTCCGGGCCATCTACCTGTTCCCGATGGCGGTCTCGTTCGTCGCCTCCGGTGTGGTGTGGCGCTGGCTGCTCAACAACGCCGAGGGTGACCGCGCCTCCGGCCTGAACCGGCTCTTCGGGTCCCTCCACCTCGACTTCCTGCAGAACCCGTGGTGGACCGACGAACGGTGGGGCATCCTGGCGATCGCCGTCCCCGCCATCTGGCAGCTGAGCGGCTACGTGATGGCCCTCTTCCTGGCCGGCTTCCGCGGGATCCCCGAGGAGCTGCGCGAGGCGGCCCGGATGGACGGCGCCTCGGAGTGGCAGCTCTACCGCCACGTCATCTTCCCGCAGCTGAGCCCGGTCGCGCTCTCCGCGATCATCATCATCGGCCACATGTCGCTGAAGGTCTTCGACCTGATCATGGCGATCGCGGGCCAGACGAACTACACGACTCAGGTGCCCGCCACCCAGATGTGGATCGAGTTCACCCGTGGCGACTACGCCAAGTCGGCCGCCATCGGGACGATCCTGCTCGTCATCGTGGCCATCCTGATCGTCCCCTACCTCGTCTCCACCTACCGTCAGGAGCGTCGCCGATGA
- a CDS encoding AGE family epimerase/isomerase, giving the protein MIDPDAECRRLAGFARASAASPAGFWWLDESGRPDPAEPVHTWITARMTHVFALAHLRGDLPGGTAVELAEHGVRALNGALRDDEFGGWYASVSGEGEPVGTLKEAYAHAFVVLAASSGVAAGVPGADALLDEALGVLQQHFLDDSGRVIDSLERDLRSGEAYRGANSSMHTVEALLAAGDVTGDAAWHRRALAIAEHLIHGVARAHGYDLPEHFDLDWSPLLDYNADRPGDPFRPYGCTPGHLLEWSRLLLHLDATVADAPAWLVEDARALFERAIEVGWSADGETGFVYTTSWDGTPVTRLRLHWVAAEALATAGALHTRTGEAVYDEWRQRFEDYIEAHLIDRELGSWHHELDEHNRPSHVIWHGKPDVYHAYQALLLARMPLAPVLSVQLRDAAQAAWNERRESPSP; this is encoded by the coding sequence ATGATCGACCCGGATGCCGAGTGCCGCCGGCTGGCCGGGTTCGCCCGGGCATCGGCGGCCTCGCCCGCCGGGTTCTGGTGGCTGGACGAGTCCGGCCGCCCGGACCCGGCCGAGCCGGTGCACACCTGGATCACCGCCCGGATGACCCACGTCTTCGCGCTCGCCCACCTGCGAGGGGATCTCCCGGGCGGCACGGCGGTCGAGCTGGCCGAGCACGGCGTCCGCGCGTTGAACGGCGCCCTGCGCGACGACGAGTTCGGCGGCTGGTACGCCTCGGTGTCCGGGGAGGGCGAGCCGGTCGGCACCCTCAAGGAGGCCTACGCCCATGCCTTCGTCGTCCTGGCCGCGAGCAGCGGCGTCGCGGCAGGTGTGCCCGGGGCGGACGCGCTGCTCGACGAGGCGCTGGGCGTGCTGCAGCAGCACTTCCTCGACGACTCCGGCCGGGTGATCGACAGCCTCGAGCGTGATCTTCGCTCGGGGGAGGCGTATCGCGGGGCCAACTCCAGCATGCACACGGTGGAGGCGCTCCTGGCCGCCGGTGACGTCACCGGCGATGCCGCGTGGCACCGGCGGGCGCTGGCGATCGCCGAGCACCTGATCCACGGTGTGGCCCGCGCGCACGGCTATGACCTGCCCGAGCACTTCGACCTGGACTGGTCGCCGCTGCTCGACTACAACGCGGACCGTCCCGGTGACCCGTTCCGTCCCTACGGCTGCACGCCCGGCCATCTGCTGGAGTGGTCGCGGCTGCTGCTGCACCTCGACGCGACCGTGGCGGACGCGCCGGCATGGCTGGTCGAGGACGCCCGGGCGCTCTTCGAGCGCGCGATCGAGGTCGGTTGGTCCGCCGACGGCGAGACCGGCTTCGTCTACACCACCTCGTGGGACGGCACCCCGGTCACCCGGCTGCGGCTGCACTGGGTGGCCGCGGAGGCGCTGGCCACGGCCGGCGCCCTGCACACCCGCACGGGCGAGGCGGTCTACGACGAGTGGCGTCAGCGGTTCGAGGACTACATCGAGGCCCACCTGATCGACCGCGAACTCGGTAGTTGGCACCACGAGCTAGACGAGCACAACCGTCCCTCGCACGTGATCTGGCACGGCAAGCCCGACGTCTACCACGCCTACCAGGCGCTGCTGCTCGCCCGGATGCCGCTGGCGCCGGTGCTGTCGGTGCAGCTGCGCGACGCGGCTCAGGCTGCCTGGAACGAGCGCCGGGAGAGCCCGAGCCCGTAG
- a CDS encoding dioxygenase family protein, translating to MTTAPQSTTAAADARLPQTHPFAQHLRAVEAREAADPHRVWTPADGPLPSLYLSHGGGPLPLQSPEWLDPLHAWARSLPRPKAILVISAHWESAPLSISATRPDDLVYDFGGFDPIYHSLRYDTPDASELARTTAALMPDTETAHQHTRRGLDHGAWVPLKIMYPAADIPVVQLSLPTEDPDKLLALGERLRPLREEGVLVVGSGHMTHGLPFITREMMTENKPAGWSADFDTWAAEALDRGDVAELARFRTAAPGMPYAHPTVEHFTPLFVTLGAATDPTAPVTTTLDGYGLGLSRRSFQAA from the coding sequence ATGACCACCGCGCCCCAGAGCACGACCGCCGCCGCGGACGCCCGCCTCCCCCAGACGCATCCGTTCGCCCAGCACCTGCGCGCCGTCGAGGCTCGCGAGGCGGCCGACCCGCATCGCGTCTGGACCCCGGCGGACGGGCCGCTGCCGAGCCTCTACCTGTCCCACGGCGGCGGTCCGCTGCCGCTGCAGAGTCCCGAGTGGCTCGACCCGCTGCACGCCTGGGCGCGTTCGCTGCCGCGGCCGAAGGCCATCCTGGTGATCTCCGCGCACTGGGAGTCGGCGCCGCTCTCGATCAGCGCGACCCGCCCCGACGACCTGGTCTACGACTTCGGCGGCTTCGACCCGATCTACCACTCGCTGCGCTACGACACCCCGGACGCGAGCGAGCTCGCCCGCACCACCGCGGCGCTGATGCCCGACACCGAGACCGCTCACCAGCACACCCGCCGCGGCCTCGACCACGGCGCCTGGGTGCCGCTGAAGATCATGTACCCGGCCGCCGACATCCCGGTCGTGCAGCTCTCGCTGCCCACCGAGGACCCGGACAAGCTGCTCGCCCTCGGCGAGCGTCTGCGCCCGCTGCGCGAGGAGGGCGTGCTCGTGGTCGGCTCGGGCCACATGACCCACGGGCTCCCGTTCATCACCCGCGAGATGATGACCGAGAACAAGCCCGCCGGCTGGTCCGCCGACTTCGACACCTGGGCAGCCGAGGCCCTGGACCGCGGCGACGTCGCCGAGCTGGCCCGGTTCCGCACCGCCGCCCCCGGGATGCCGTACGCCCACCCGACCGTCGAGCACTTCACCCCGCTCTTCGTCACCCTGGGTGCGGCCACGGACCCGACGGCTCCGGTCACCACGACCCTGGACGGCTACGGGCTCGGGCTCTCCCGGCGCTCGTTCCAGGCAGCCTGA
- the speB gene encoding agmatinase: MARYGTQFGPDITFLGVDRCDWADPATYEGADVVILGAPFDGGTSHRSGTRFGPQFIRQTCYLAHDGSRPSLAMRVDALKDLRVLDAGDVEMFSGDAERSVRDLQEAVHAVTSNGAIPLVLGGDHTIAWPDAAGVAQHLGQGRVSMIHFDAHADTGDIEFGSLIGHGQPMRRLIESGALRGDRFLQMGLRGYWPEPETLDWMAEQGMRSYEMTEIVHRGLEECLTEAFTIATDECDGVFLSVDIDVCDPGHAPGTGTPEPGGLTARQLLDSVRRIAYELPVVGIDVVEVSPPYDHADITSFLANRVVLEALSGIARRKRDQADGTRWDPSLPLLAQRPDRRPTPTDDQEN, translated from the coding sequence ATGGCTCGCTACGGAACCCAGTTCGGCCCCGACATCACCTTCCTCGGTGTCGACCGGTGTGACTGGGCCGACCCCGCGACGTACGAGGGTGCCGACGTGGTCATCCTCGGTGCCCCCTTCGACGGAGGTACGTCGCACCGGTCGGGCACCCGGTTCGGCCCGCAGTTCATCCGGCAGACGTGCTACCTGGCCCACGACGGGTCAAGGCCCTCGCTGGCGATGCGGGTCGACGCGCTGAAGGACCTCCGGGTGCTGGACGCGGGTGACGTGGAGATGTTCTCCGGCGACGCGGAGCGCTCGGTGCGCGATCTGCAGGAGGCCGTCCACGCCGTGACGAGCAACGGCGCCATCCCGCTCGTGCTGGGCGGCGACCACACGATCGCCTGGCCCGACGCCGCCGGCGTCGCCCAGCACCTCGGTCAGGGGCGGGTCTCGATGATCCACTTCGACGCCCACGCCGACACCGGGGACATCGAGTTCGGCTCGCTGATCGGCCACGGCCAGCCGATGCGCCGGCTCATCGAGTCCGGTGCGCTGCGCGGCGACCGGTTCCTGCAGATGGGCCTGCGCGGCTACTGGCCCGAGCCCGAGACGCTGGACTGGATGGCCGAGCAGGGCATGCGGTCCTACGAGATGACCGAGATCGTGCACCGCGGCCTGGAGGAGTGCCTCACCGAGGCCTTCACCATCGCCACCGACGAGTGCGACGGCGTCTTCCTCTCCGTCGACATCGACGTCTGCGACCCCGGGCACGCCCCGGGCACCGGCACCCCGGAGCCGGGCGGCCTGACCGCCCGTCAGCTGCTCGACTCGGTCCGCCGGATCGCCTACGAGCTGCCCGTGGTCGGCATCGACGTCGTCGAGGTCTCCCCGCCCTACGACCACGCCGACATCACCTCGTTCCTCGCCAACCGGGTCGTCCTCGAGGCGCTCTCGGGCATCGCTCGGCGCAAGCGCGACCAGGCCGACGGGACCCGCTGGGACCCGAGCCTCCCGCTGCTGGCCCAGCGCCCGGACCGGCGACCCACCCCTACCGACGATCAGGAGAACTGA
- a CDS encoding alpha-L-fucosidase, with amino-acid sequence MPIASWFPEAQLGIFVHWGIYSVDGVGESWSFYDGRVPYADYMAQIERFTAAEFDADAWAELFERAGATYAVLTAKHHDGVALYDTEANDLSVVKRAPAGRDLVAEFVEAVRRRGLKVGIYFSHLDWTHPDYATVRPAVQHPSVQDNPYAVPRPGAEEPERWERYLEFHRTQIRELVIRFAPDLLWFDGEWERDERQWRMRELRAELRELAPEMVVNGRMLGHGDYVTPEQGVPVEPPEGPWELCLTINDSWGWQPQDDNHKSPRQIVRTFVETIGGGGNLLLDVGPREDGTITPEQTERLEALGDWIARHSPAVRGIRRGLPHGHFYGPTAVSADGRTLFLYVFDRPNDYVVVRGLRNRVLKAYVLGTGAELDHQRVGGLHEVPGWEYVFTTDDDLDPLCTVIALELDGEVSVHRPHEA; translated from the coding sequence ATGCCGATCGCCTCCTGGTTCCCCGAGGCGCAGCTGGGGATCTTCGTCCACTGGGGCATCTACAGCGTCGACGGCGTCGGCGAGTCCTGGTCGTTCTACGACGGCCGGGTCCCCTACGCCGACTACATGGCCCAGATCGAGCGCTTCACCGCCGCCGAGTTCGACGCCGACGCCTGGGCGGAGCTCTTCGAGCGGGCCGGGGCGACCTACGCCGTGCTCACCGCCAAGCACCACGACGGCGTCGCCCTCTACGACACCGAGGCCAACGACCTGTCGGTGGTCAAGCGGGCGCCGGCCGGCCGCGACCTCGTCGCCGAGTTCGTCGAGGCCGTACGCCGCCGGGGGCTCAAGGTCGGCATCTACTTCTCCCACCTCGACTGGACGCACCCGGACTACGCGACCGTGCGCCCGGCCGTGCAGCACCCCTCGGTCCAGGACAATCCCTACGCGGTCCCTCGCCCGGGCGCGGAGGAGCCCGAGCGCTGGGAGCGCTACCTGGAGTTCCACCGCACCCAGATCCGGGAGCTGGTGATCCGCTTCGCACCGGACCTGCTCTGGTTCGACGGCGAGTGGGAGCGCGACGAGCGGCAGTGGCGGATGCGCGAGCTGCGGGCCGAGCTGCGCGAGCTCGCGCCCGAGATGGTCGTCAACGGCCGGATGCTCGGCCACGGCGACTACGTGACGCCGGAGCAGGGCGTCCCGGTCGAGCCGCCGGAGGGTCCCTGGGAGCTGTGCCTGACGATCAACGACTCCTGGGGCTGGCAGCCGCAGGACGACAACCACAAGTCGCCGCGCCAGATCGTGCGCACCTTCGTCGAGACGATCGGCGGTGGCGGCAACCTGCTCCTCGACGTCGGCCCGCGCGAGGACGGCACGATCACGCCCGAGCAGACCGAGCGTCTCGAGGCGCTCGGCGACTGGATCGCCCGCCACTCCCCCGCGGTCCGCGGGATCCGCCGCGGTCTCCCGCACGGCCACTTCTACGGTCCGACCGCCGTCTCCGCGGACGGCCGGACCCTGTTCCTCTACGTCTTCGACCGGCCCAACGACTACGTCGTGGTCCGTGGCCTGCGCAACCGGGTCCTGAAGGCGTACGTCCTCGGGACCGGCGCCGAGCTCGACCATCAGCGCGTCGGCGGGCTCCACGAGGTCCCCGGCTGGGAGTACGTCTTCACCACCGACGACGACCTCGACCCGCTGTGCACCGTGATCGCGCTCGAGCTCGACGGCGAGGTGTCGGTGCACCGGCCCCACGAGGCCTGA
- a CDS encoding TetR/AcrR family transcriptional regulator, with the protein MTRTRSNRRLERPREQVLATTLEMVAEEGLAKVTMASLAARLGTSGGHLLYYFGTRNGLLLETLRWSENEYAAQRAPILEKVEKDRSGGVEALLSFVDVYLALDERDPRWLLWLELWARAPYDAELAAAQRAMDDEWHADLVRLFAAALPEVPDREAVSERLRAMWDGFSIGIVTGGGTTLRERAFEHTRAAVAGHIAEDRG; encoded by the coding sequence GTGACGCGCACACGCTCCAACAGACGCCTGGAACGACCGCGCGAGCAGGTGCTCGCGACAACGCTGGAGATGGTGGCCGAGGAGGGGCTCGCCAAGGTGACGATGGCCTCGCTCGCCGCCCGGCTCGGGACCAGCGGCGGCCATCTCCTCTACTACTTCGGCACCCGCAACGGCCTGCTCCTCGAGACCCTGCGCTGGAGCGAGAACGAGTACGCCGCCCAGCGGGCCCCGATCCTGGAGAAGGTCGAGAAGGACCGCTCAGGAGGCGTCGAGGCGCTGCTGTCCTTCGTCGACGTCTACCTCGCCCTCGACGAGCGCGACCCGCGCTGGCTCCTCTGGCTCGAGCTGTGGGCACGGGCGCCGTACGACGCCGAGCTCGCCGCGGCACAGCGGGCCATGGACGACGAATGGCACGCCGACCTGGTCCGGCTCTTCGCCGCCGCGCTCCCGGAGGTGCCCGACCGCGAAGCCGTCTCCGAGCGACTGCGGGCGATGTGGGACGGCTTCAGCATCGGCATCGTCACCGGCGGCGGCACCACGCTGCGCGAGCGCGCCTTCGAGCACACCCGCGCCGCCGTCGCCGGACACATCGCCGAAGACCGGGGGTAG
- a CDS encoding carbohydrate ABC transporter permease encodes MTTDAIPAAVATRIPGERSRGVWRTVKYVLLILFALVILLPAYVLFVTSFKGLGDATPANAWKLPESWETAGWARAWEQLGPALGRTFAMVIPASIISSVLGSMNGFVLSKWRFPGADVVFTLILFGMFIPYQAVMVPLVQLMSNLGVPNGVPSLIVLHVVYGLPITTLIFRNYYAGVPVELVEAARVDGAGMLRTYASIILPISAPAFVVVLMWQFTSAWNDYLFALFFSTSRNGPVTIALNFLASGQLQDYSASMAGALIASVPTLIIYILLGRYFVGGLMAGSVKG; translated from the coding sequence ATGACCACCGATGCCATCCCGGCAGCCGTCGCGACCAGGATCCCGGGCGAGCGCTCGCGCGGTGTCTGGCGCACCGTCAAGTACGTCCTGCTGATCCTCTTCGCGCTGGTCATCCTGCTCCCGGCGTACGTCCTGTTCGTGACCAGCTTCAAGGGGCTCGGCGACGCGACGCCCGCCAACGCCTGGAAGCTTCCCGAGTCCTGGGAGACGGCGGGCTGGGCGCGCGCCTGGGAGCAGCTCGGGCCGGCCCTGGGGCGCACGTTCGCCATGGTCATCCCGGCCTCGATCATCTCCTCGGTGCTCGGCTCGATGAACGGGTTCGTGCTCTCCAAGTGGCGTTTCCCGGGCGCCGACGTGGTCTTCACGCTGATCCTGTTCGGGATGTTCATCCCCTACCAGGCCGTGATGGTGCCGCTGGTCCAGCTGATGAGCAACCTCGGCGTCCCGAACGGCGTGCCGAGCCTGATCGTGCTGCACGTGGTCTACGGCCTGCCGATCACCACGCTGATCTTCCGCAACTACTACGCCGGGGTCCCGGTCGAGCTCGTCGAGGCCGCTCGGGTCGACGGTGCCGGCATGCTCCGGACGTACGCCTCGATCATCCTGCCGATCTCGGCGCCGGCGTTCGTGGTGGTGCTGATGTGGCAGTTCACCTCGGCCTGGAACGACTACCTGTTCGCGCTGTTCTTCTCGACCTCGCGCAACGGGCCGGTCACGATCGCGCTCAACTTCCTGGCGAGCGGTCAGCTGCAGGACTACTCCGCCAGCATGGCGGGCGCTCTGATCGCGTCCGTCCCGACGCTGATCATCTACATCCTGCTGGGCCGCTACTTCGTCGGCGGGCTGATGGCGGGGTCGGTCAAGGGATGA
- a CDS encoding MarR family winged helix-turn-helix transcriptional regulator, which produces MEGNWLSPAERAAWVRLIAVLELLPGALDSQLRRDAGLTHFDYGVLAMLSEAPGRTLRMTELAGYTNATLPRLSNVVKRLADRGLIERLACPGDRRATNVRLTEAGHEKMVASAPGHVDAVREYVFDSLSPEQVDQLSEIAGTMLERLDPTGVKRPPLEETAPE; this is translated from the coding sequence GTGGAGGGCAACTGGCTGTCGCCGGCGGAGCGGGCGGCATGGGTGCGCCTGATCGCCGTTCTCGAGCTGCTCCCGGGTGCTCTCGACTCCCAGCTGCGCCGCGACGCCGGCCTGACCCACTTCGACTACGGCGTGCTGGCCATGCTGTCGGAGGCGCCCGGTCGGACGCTGCGGATGACCGAGCTGGCCGGCTACACCAACGCGACGCTGCCGCGACTCTCGAATGTCGTCAAGCGCCTGGCCGACCGTGGCCTCATCGAGCGACTCGCCTGCCCGGGCGATCGCCGGGCGACCAACGTACGTCTCACCGAGGCCGGCCACGAGAAGATGGTCGCCTCGGCCCCCGGCCACGTCGACGCCGTGCGGGAGTACGTCTTCGACTCGCTGAGTCCCGAGCAGGTCGACCAGCTCTCCGAGATCGCCGGCACCATGCTCGAGCGGCTCGATCCGACCGGCGTGAAGAGGCCGCCCCTCGAGGAGACGGCGCCCGAGTAG
- a CDS encoding APC family permease, producing MIESMQMSPEEVTPAHERRRLARVLGPGAAVLLVLSCITPASSLFIIVPELFATQGSGAVLAVVAGFAVSVAIAACYAELGTRTASSGGEYAMVTQTLGKSMGWLTFSLAGVLLWLIPPIFALGTADYLADLVELPRAATGAIVMLLSTATAILNIKANAVVTGTFLALEMIAAVVVVVLGLGHVQRGPGELVSPHVIGENGLEPFTLAILISGLAVSTFLVSGFGTTVYLAEEIVDPRRNVARVVFWTLGLGGLVILAPTVTTVLAVDDLSDLASGNFSQWVAAWGGERVAVAVNVAIAIAILNAVIVMVLQNARVVYASARDRSWPTPVNAVLTKLHPRYATPWLATLVIGIPGAILAGAVEIEALLGVTSVVISTMYVVVAIAALRARRQRPAAEGWRMPLWPLPPLVVIGAIGYALAGSARTDILITVGVVVAALAYYYVYLARRPGERFLVVDPTED from the coding sequence ATGATCGAATCCATGCAGATGAGCCCGGAAGAGGTGACGCCGGCGCACGAGCGACGCCGGCTCGCGCGGGTGCTCGGACCCGGTGCCGCGGTTCTGCTGGTGCTCTCGTGCATCACGCCCGCCTCGAGCCTGTTCATCATCGTCCCGGAGCTGTTCGCGACCCAGGGGAGCGGCGCGGTGCTCGCCGTCGTGGCCGGCTTCGCGGTCTCGGTCGCGATCGCCGCCTGCTACGCCGAGCTGGGCACCCGCACCGCCAGCTCCGGCGGTGAGTACGCGATGGTCACCCAGACCCTCGGCAAGTCGATGGGCTGGCTGACGTTCTCCCTGGCAGGCGTGCTGCTCTGGCTCATCCCGCCGATCTTCGCCCTCGGCACCGCCGACTACCTCGCCGACCTGGTGGAGCTGCCGCGGGCCGCGACCGGCGCGATCGTGATGCTCCTCTCGACCGCCACCGCGATCCTCAACATCAAGGCCAACGCGGTCGTCACCGGCACCTTCCTCGCGCTCGAGATGATCGCCGCCGTCGTCGTGGTCGTCCTCGGGCTCGGCCACGTCCAGCGCGGACCCGGCGAGCTGGTGAGCCCGCACGTCATCGGCGAGAACGGCCTGGAGCCGTTCACCCTGGCGATCCTGATCTCCGGCCTCGCGGTGAGCACGTTCCTGGTCAGCGGCTTCGGCACCACCGTCTACCTCGCCGAGGAGATCGTCGACCCGCGCCGCAACGTCGCCCGCGTGGTCTTCTGGACCCTCGGCCTGGGCGGCCTCGTCATCCTGGCCCCGACCGTGACCACGGTCCTCGCGGTCGACGACCTCAGCGACCTCGCCTCCGGCAACTTCTCCCAGTGGGTCGCCGCCTGGGGCGGCGAGCGTGTCGCGGTCGCCGTCAACGTCGCGATCGCCATCGCGATCCTCAACGCCGTCATCGTGATGGTGCTGCAGAACGCCCGCGTCGTCTACGCCTCCGCCCGTGACCGCTCCTGGCCGACGCCGGTCAACGCCGTGCTCACCAAGCTGCACCCCCGCTACGCCACCCCGTGGCTGGCCACCCTCGTCATCGGCATCCCCGGCGCCATCCTGGCCGGTGCCGTCGAGATCGAGGCGCTGCTCGGTGTCACCTCGGTGGTCATCTCCACGATGTACGTCGTCGTCGCCATCGCCGCGCTCCGCGCCCGTCGTCAGCGCCCGGCCGCCGAGGGCTGGCGGATGCCGCTGTGGCCGCTCCCGCCGCTGGTCGTGATCGGCGCGATCGGCTACGCGCTGGCCGGCTCCGCGCGGACCGACATCCTGATCACGGTGGGCGTCGTCGTCGCCGCCCTCGCGTACTACTACGTCTACCTCGCCCGCCGACCGGGCGAGCGGTTCCTCGTCGTCGACCCGACCGAGGACTGA